Proteins encoded in a region of the Triticum dicoccoides isolate Atlit2015 ecotype Zavitan chromosome 3A, WEW_v2.0, whole genome shotgun sequence genome:
- the LOC119267533 gene encoding uncharacterized protein LOC119267533 yields the protein MAQAIEAQREGAEVYHGAALCAEKAVELLAETNMPLGLLPLADIEEVGYNRATGFVWLRQKKALTHTFKQIGRQVSYGTEVTAFVEDRKMKRMTGVKSKELLIWITLCDMYIDKDDPSKITFKTATGLGRTFPVSAFGKEDCKEAAVGK from the coding sequence ATGGCGCAGGCGATCGAGGCTCAGAGGGAAGGCGCGGAGGTGTATCACGGCGCGGCGCTGTGCGCGGAGAAGGCGGTGGAGCTGCTGGCCGAGACCAACATGCCGCTGGGCCTGCTGCCGCTGGCGGACATCGAGGAGGTGGGCTACAACCGCGCCACCGGCTTCGTGTGGCTGCGCCAGAAGAAGGCGCTCACGCACACCTTCAAGCAGATCGGGCGGCAGGTCTCGTACGGCACCGAGGTGACGGCCTTCGTCGAGGACCGCAAGATGAAGCGCATGACCGGGGTCAAGAGCAAGGAGCTCCTCATCTGGATCACCCTCTGCGACATGTACATCgacaaggatgacccctccaagatcaCCTTCAAGACGGCCACCGGGCTCGGCAGGACCTTCCCCGTCTCCGCCTTCGGGAAAGAGGACTGCAAGGAGGCCGCGGTGGGCAAGTAA